The genomic DNA TTTCACCTTTGACTACGGTCTTAAAAGAGATCGCAGTAAGGTTGGTgacaatctctgttgatctctttgagcgtttgatgcatatcttctccagattcctaatgcatcctttagttgtgcttttagcactgggtctgtcactgctgcaaactggagagagcccagtactctttccagTTGGCGTCTTGAAATGTTGTTGGTTTTTagtagtctcctgacagaaccCACAATCTCTCTTCTCTGCATTGGTGGAAttgagaggcggtgtgactgcaagttccaatggattcctaaccatagaaacttctgagctggagagggGCGAGACTTTTTGCAGTTGATCTTGAAGACCAAatgatccaggaactggatcaccttcgtggctgcctccagacaagctgtcttggatgctgcccacaccggcCATTCGTCCagatatgctgctacctgaatgacTTCTAAgcatagctgttggacgactgtgtccgcaggttttgtgaatatccttgcggCTATGTTtggtccaaagggcatggctgtgaagacataatttgtcttctgtagcttgaatcctaggtaggaggagagggggcggctgactggtaggttcCAATaatcatctgccaggtctattgagaccgcatacgccccttttggtaacagggtccttatgtgttgtagggtcaGCATCCAAAACTTGTTCTTCTCGATGAACTTGTGgaatggagacaagtctagaattacTCTGAGTTAGTCTGAGTCCTTCTCTGacacacaaaacagccttccctggaatttgatggactttgttttccttatcaccttcttgtttcagagttctaaggtatattcttggAAGAATTGAGTAAAAAGGGGtgaagttttgttccatttccacccgagtccatttttgattaggctgtgggcccaaggatccaAGGTCCAATGATCACGAaaatggaagagtcttcctcctacctgaagcatctcattgttgagatgaCCCAGAGGGTTTGttcccctgaccacgtcctcctctaccccttgaggggtttcttgaggagcctcttctagagccTCTGCCTTTAaggtgaaaggtagtggtgtgcctctcaaagcctggattaaagacTGGCGACTTAGCTACCAGCTGCtagggcaccatttggaaggtggtttgcggctgggcaaccatttggggcacggTGGTCATGTTAACAGTAGGATGCTGCGCAGGTCTGTGAGGCACACTTGGCTTCTTTGTCTGCCTGTTCTTGGGTTAGGGACTAACGTCAGAGGGAGATtttctcttggaagacatgcctcacttctggagaagtttcctattctctgtggctgcTTTAGCGGTTACCTCCTGGACTACTTTTTTGGGGAAGACGTCCTTGCtccagatgcatgaagtgatcaacttcctgggctcgtgtttgaccattgcattagcaaacacatgctctctacaggacctcctggCCTTTACGTAAGCGTACATGTCCTTCCCAATGGTAGCCATATGCATCTTGGacaggaccatgtacatatctggggtgtttgAGAGGCCTGCACaaatctccatacagttctggagagacaaagaggcggctagagtctcttttgtctcctgttcccttctcagaagatgttcAGATAACTTTGGaaagtgtggaaattctttccacgctttattttagtcacccccgttattcaattttttattttttgtttgttattttcaggGTTTTaagcatctcgtttttcttttgtttcctttgtaaccttcattattataccgttaaatattcattgctgctagcatttccatcattcccctgtaatgctttacctttcatcacctcattcctctgtaaatgattttctctcatttcgtgagcctacagtatattgctctgacgatgcaaccgaccgtcgacaattttcaaagACAGCGCTTGGTTGCATTCTGTTCCAATTGCTTTTGAAACTTTGGAtatttaaccacaattggtttgtacttaaccctggataggtacggtgggtcgtttgcgaccctgagcgtcaaaaaaaaaacaggtttttctcacgagactcacccctgtgactgaatttgtgggtgatcgacctgcaggaggtgtctcccctacacgctctagtagtgtccagatgtgcattgatgtagctgtactccttccccgatttctgagacgcgtcggggtcgttcgcgtccgagtttacccttctgaggtagtttgcataattatcaaagttattacgtattatgaaattgtcgtagaatggtgcaacttgtataggttatcagttgtggaaagtcttggtggattgtttggctaccatgtgcatgtttttttttttagttaaaatgtcgttcatcaccacgaggaccattttaccgcgagtgcccctttttcattttttttcatttttttgccaagtcatttttccgtaagatattgccaaatagtgtcgtaaaacttttgcttgtttagtgttggaaagtgtgtctagatgatctggctacccatgcatgactttgtttttgtcagatacgacgtagttattggtatattgggtatttaactgcggttaccaatttctgtttttttttcaatatttgtaaaaattactacgtagtaaggaattgccgtatattattcatttttttttcatgtttatgtgttagaaagtatgccttgatggttgggctaacacgtgcatgtgtttttttttatctgagatgtcgtatattagaatgtcgggcattttaccgcgagtgtccctttttaattttttttaatttttttgccaagtcatttttccgtaagatattgcgaaatagtgtcgtaaaacttttgcttttttaatgttggaaagtgtgtctagatgatctggctacccatgcgtgattttgtttttgtcagatacgacgtagttattggtatattgggtatttaactgcggttgccaatttctgtttttttttcaatatttgtaaaaatttactacgtagtaaggaattgccgtatattattgattttttttttcatgtttatgtgttagaaagtgtgccttgatggttggcctaacacgtgcatgtctttttttttatctgggatgccgtatattagaatgttgggcatttttccgcgagtgcccctttttatttgttttgcatttttttgcttagtcatgttaccgtaaggaattggcaagtagtgtcgcaaaacttatatttttatagtgttggaaagtgtttctagatgatctggccacccatgcctattttttttttagccagatatggcgtatatataagtatgtgttcgattttcctgtgattgccattttttcgttttttcccatttctttcaaaattactacgtactaaggaactatcacagagtaatatttcatttatatgtttatttgtcggaaaatatgccttgatggtttgcctagcacgtggctgaaattttttttttctgaaatgccgtatattagaatggccatttttccacgagtgcccctttttatttgttttgcatttttttgcttagtcatgttaccgtaaggaattggcaagtagtgtcgcaaaacttatatttttatagtgttggaaagtgtttctagatgacctggctacccatgcctatctttttttttagccagatatggcgtatatataggtatgtgttcgattttccggtgattgccattttttcgttttttcccaattctttcaaaattactacgtactaaggaactatcacagagtaatgattcctctagatgtttatttgtcggaaaattttgtttactttttttttgattgaatatcatcaaatttttttagctaaaatattgttttacattttttttttcgattttatttcccttcaaaaaaattttttgggtcagaattttaattttatagtcgtaaaataatcgacaattatccagcaacccaccatacaatttttatgcatatccaataataattagattagtaaataacaccttgaaattgacatacccttcctacatttcaagtggcacattagggagtctgagtcagtgtggttggcggccattttgtggacatatccgaagcgtaagctgccctatctatatatattcttgttccctatagaatttgtgatattttggtatatttttacctgcataaatatcatattatatattaaatatatgtatttttttacgaaatttccaagtactcaaaaaattacctttagatatggcccctgatataaatgtaatttacaaaataatgaagatttttttacatatttctattttaggataacatatgtttattccctaaaaaaattagccacttcctatttcatttgggtacccaaaaaaattcatgaaatttggacaattttttttggccaaaaaaagttaccgtttttttctcatttcagatcttcacctccatgggtctgacttcatccaaaatacatcaagatgtgtcctaaacattcaagaatcaattcctaaaaggatttgtgtatatatgtataaactttttttttatgaatttttatgtcaggtcattttttttctacttaattttttaaaatatttataataaatagtttttctgcagatgagtagtatttatctttacagttgttttaagcattcattgaagtttttttttggcaaaagaaaaaaggaggttactgcaaaaactgatttttcaagaattttttttggcgtcggggtcgttcgcgtccgagtatacccttaaaggggtgtccgaggaccgtacctatccagggttaagtaactcttcaatttacgtaactcattgatcttagcttattgctatttacatctcggtacctatttataagtctgtttagcctggattgttttctgtgttattgaacataagtaaacgccacttaattttttttatgtatattaatttttataagccagacagtaggatttctttataatcactttcccctggagtttcaagaatgatccttgtatttataaaaagcacccttcagcaaaccaagTACTAATGGAAATTTGAAAAAGAAGCACTCGAACGGCTTGAACCAGCTTAGCGGTGGCAGGCAGGAGCGTGGGAGCGGCGCACTTGAAAAACAGGAAGCGTGGCAGGTGGAAGTAGGCATAGCACCCTCAACTTGGGTGCCATTATAActtaggcgtcggttcaactacctgttcgtcaaccaattactaaccaacagtatgcttTGCTTTGAACCATTTAGAAGATAGGCTGATGAAGACAAAACatgactgtgcagaactgaagaagCACCGTGTTCTTAATAGTTCACAATATGCTTCCACTACAGtatacaatcaaccctcaagagcgtgagtactaattaacggtgctcaaccttggccaaggaactgtcccccctctttttctagcctttatttgacgatgtgcacatttagctaggaagttatgttcaaactgtctggtttaatcattcgtggcgtgtccattgaCAAACGTTTTGTTCCCaatcccctctatcaagtttgaaaatttttgcccgagaggaatgtgttcaaagtaatGAGTAGAACTTttagtattatttcagtcaccgtttttactttcattggttgattagtcatttgattattgatttacgatttaattgatttgaccattttctaggcattttttcttttttcatatgccatgcagtCTTTATTCAAATTCCAAtgaggtagttttgctgttttttcctgtgtcagttaggtgaaaattcctgctgtactttatggaaataagcgccatttttaggttaaaattattgaCTGTTtctaacttgacctttacattttaaAATGACTTAATGAGTTATATCATGAgatgagatatgacttaagggtaagtttatatttacgtcaatctaaagctattggtgtcaatcctttattttaATGTTCTACGGTCTTACCTCCCGgaggtccttaggacgttttgacttttacagtactgctccctttaactctttgtgaaactgtcgttaacgtaactgattcagggcaaccacacttgattgggatttactattctgcgccctggagtagcgtctgaaaatcaaggtgatatcggtgccgacagtcccgtgtgtagggaaagcaaaccgtcttcgttgcggttctctagtttgtcaagtgtgagagtgttggcgctctatccttcacgCTCGAGTCCGGATATCAGAaatggggaggcctttcccggaattatttcccacacttaaataaataacactggtccttcgaaccggatctgacaccattgatttatggaataatgaaattttatactttataaattcatttgtagcaTTTTCGCTACATAAACATCACCCAGTTAAGTTGTACCTCAaaaacctcacacactagccaatttgtagaatgattaagcccagactttgataggtaacgagatgtacagtgttttaggatgtaatttatggtaacctttgacgaataaTGGCACCTATGTAACCAAgcattttagccagaaagttctacactgaaggagaactcaggttatattttatttgttcggatcatcggtatatgttgcacgtGTTTTCATATGTAGTGAgagctttggagctgctattttaatctgttaatttttccccttaacccttatttgttttcacgctttggtttactgttccccgttataggtaggctacctttatccttgtcctttgtaccctTCTCAGTGaccgtttgtctgtaacattctctgtgccGTGTGTTATTTGAGTTTGACTTTGTTTGtcagcattttttcttttttttgtagacCTTCTGTACCATCGTACACGTGGTCTTCCCAAAATGGCGGCCCaagacagtcacattaaactcccacagcaggctgtggagatgccggctactttagaccttaatgctcgtCTTGAAAAACAAACGCAGCAGTTCAGATTCCTTTACGAAGAGGCAAACAcaactctgaaagctgtttcctcaatagattttgtctgtgcaacccctgagggtttagagcactgtaaaaacaaagtaggTAGAGTTCTTGCGGATCTTAGGGAatttaaaactttgtggaaacctcattggaacaaccccactgtcctgcctagttataccgatcttgtcagtttggtaactgacgcagaaacgatgcaccttcaactCGTAACGCAGAggaaaatcaacccttcaaatccccctcaagTGTGTATGCGTCTCAGTAGttgcagatcctgatcccactcccttcgatggtcgtagagattgttgggccggctggtggagtttgtttcgccagatggtacatgaaaactccaagtactctcccacagaaaaatacaagattttgttgcaTACCCTTGAGGGACCGGCGCGTAAACTTCTTGGTAACCAAGTGTGGAgagagggtctgtatgaaagatcgataAACAGTCTTAAGCAAGAGTATGAGTCCCCTATTCTGACTAAACACCtcgtgataaataaattttataaagcatcctcccctaatgatgatggcactgatctccgtcgtttcctcatggattgggacaacacggaaactgaatatgtacaactaacgGGGTggtctttaccagaggtaatgttagagcatgttttcactagtaagctcagacccttccgcctaggtatagtttaccgatgttacaatcgcgaggaagtaaccttggccgaaatgaaaagggcactgtatgctcatactcgcacgaaggaaatgatgaagcCTGACGACGGCCCCAAACCGAATACCTGTGATAAACCTGCACGATGCAACCTTTACGGAAACTCACGCTCTCacggtaaatcacttaaccagcctagacctccttcctccaacaTGAACAGTCatatacctaaacttaaagttaataaccGGCCTGTCCAGTCCGTGGATCTACAAATGACTCCTAGTCAATCAAATGGATGACCTATCGCTGGCCCCAGTAACGGGACTGCTAGAGGTAAAggtattttttgtggcaatagtgaccacgtgcaatccaaatgtccccatttccctgattcaagaagtaggatatcaaagttgcgagaaatgaatcgttgcacaaaatgttttccactcaacactttgccagcaattgcaatgcaaccattgcttgcctgaactgtcagcaggctcataaattgcctgtatgcccaaatatcTTTACAGTATCCATCCACTTCATCCATGccattagtgggtttgctaacaacacccctaactcccaaccttatacctcccattaataaccccctagCATGCTGCCCATTAGACCTCACATTAATAACCCCCCTgacatgcaaccccttatccctcccagtatcaataccctggcggtaaacctcaatcacattgcttgtatccACAACAACAGCGCGAGTGTTGAACCTAATGACCTCGCCCCAGTCGCATCACTGGCTTTCACGGCAgaattagtctccggtaaatttaaacactccacaagagtttttctagattgtggggcacaatgtacttttgtgcacccaaatgttgttaaatcatttaatcttaaacctgttggacagatggtgttccagcttaactcatttaattgtaccgaaccccctaagagttctgatctattacaatttaatatgaaaattggcagatggagacataagattgtggctattattagtgccaatgtaggtgaaggcatcaatacgccaggttacacccGTACTGTCCGTACGCTAGAAGCTAAAGGAATCCGTCTCGTGGATCAACGTCCCGATGATAATGCTGCCGGTATTGAAATCATTGtcggtgccgattatcttcccaggctcctagagcgtacccataatatccaaggtgtaaacctgtttagcactcccgccggttacgtggtatggggagagttgcctgattggtcaaGTCCTGACATGGACCCAAGAGATGTTagcgcagtcacaattaccattaaccgaattgatgttgactcgcTTATGACTATAAACCCACCTCTTGagaacctttggaaacttgacaccattggtatcactaaagaacccttcagccatcttgaagagaaagaAGTTGATCTCTTCAAAggaactactcaatacaaaactagaaagtatgttgttcagctacctttcaagtGTGATAAGCatcccgcttcaaattatgctagagcctttgcccaattcatgtcagtcaaaaaatcaaagaacccccaattgtttactgattaccgtaagattctggatgagtatcttgaagaaaaCTTTATTGAGCCTGTCCCATTAGGCACCCCTGTTaatggaaaagtacattatttaccacctcatcccgtagttaagaattcagccaccacccctatacgtattgtctttaatgcttcatccaggtcgaaccaaaattcactttctctgaacgattctctgtacacaggacccaataTTGCATCAAAGATTCAATCAATGATTATAATGTTCccgagaagccctttggtttaactgcagatatttccaaggcattccttcgcatagagaatgtcccagaacagagagacttctgtcgctttcttttctttgaagatccagaaatgaaaaggatcgtcgcatatcgatttaaagtcgttctgtttggCGCCACCTCGACCCCCTACTTGCTCAACCAAACTATCCAACATTATTTGGACAGTCATTCCAGTAGATTggcgtcgacactcaaaaccagtttctatattgataactttcaacgccGTTATAtcgaccccaaagacattctgagtgagaggcccttcattgaggcacttatgttaaagACTAACATGCCActagccaaatggacgactaatgcccctcttaacggcgatttcacagaaagaggcattcatgattacttcggtcttgaatgggatagtgttaatgataccttgaattttaaattaccccctgaattagaaATAAGTCATTCCtacatcaacactaaaagaaaggtcaTGTCCatgttctcttccatttatgaccctcTTGGTCTTCTTTCTCCTGTTACAAttataggcaaactcttcattcaaaaactgtggatgactgacaagggctgggacacccctattgaccctgagcaagttcaaaaactaagtgatatcatcaaaaggtacaaaggtcttgaacaaattaaagtccctcgtaatgcgcatgatggcagtcaaccagcactgcacatttttgccgatgattccaagctcgctttcggagtagctgcttatatagtcacccaggaaggtaattcttGCTTTCCTAACGGCTAAAGCCCGAGTAACCCCTAAgcgtatgttggaaatggatgaaagtttaaccattcccaaacttgagttaactgcgctcttactgggttgtcgtttagccaaacacttgtcagaactgcgccctggcatatatgcttcggtcactgtttggtccgacgcttcaacAGCCCTCCAGCTGGtcaataattctaaaagtaactccccttacaTCCTTAACCGTGTGGAagagataatcaacattaaattaacttgtaatcttaacctgaagcataTCCCCACTAATAAtaatcctgcggacctggcattgcgtggtgtcgctgtcaggctaattcttaagaataaatttagGCTACAAGaccctccttggctcagtaacctTTCAGAGTACCCCGATgaaagcaggttctctattaacccgaagatatgtgcatgccctattcggctcgatcccccCGGAGTACGATTGTTTGATCATTACAGCTGGCTTGACGACGCtatcaagtgctacactgcactccttcgtttaattccccaatggatacagCCCTTGTCACAACGTTGCCCTAATCAAatcaataaattcaaccttccacacTTAACAGTCATGTTGGaatgttcccaggcccaaagttatcctaacattctgaagcaggtgcaaggtgaagacgttcgtctcaGTTCAGACgaacgagctttcatcggccaacgtataccttacctggataaccaaggtcttctcaaagctagttcccgtctcagtaaaGCCCCCGTGGAATTggattatgtagatcccattttgctggaacatcattgtgccctttggacacttatcgtcaggcattggcatgaacgtttgctgcactgtaatacttcaaaACTCCTTGTtgaattacataaaaaattttGGGTTCCCTaaatgcggcagcaaatcaagaaaattttgcgccgttgcatccattgccggatggtgcaagcggccccgtacccaatgcgtccattagcccagtatcatcccaatcgcctcatttcaagagtTCCCTTCcaagtaactggcttagatttcacttgAGCTTTTAAGGTGTACAATTCACACGTAGATTTTGTtgacatcttgcttttcacctgagcagcaaccagagccgtagctctagaagtcacaactatgttaacggtcattgaatttgtgcaagcagtgcgcagatttgccgctcgatttggtatgccacactgtatcgtctctgataatgcttccactttccaaactggtcaaactcttctaactgaacttatgcatcaccctgtaattgatgggtttagatcttcccataacctgacctggaaattcatcactccacgtgccccttggcagggaggtttttatgaaaggctaataggcttcaccaaacttaatttaaggaaagccatgtatcacttgtatcctacctataatgaatttgtcgctttggtacaagaagccgaatgcgtcatcaacgatagactccgagtcatctgctttacggtcgaaccctctcacttgctcctcaggtccttTTGACCGACCTCGATGACCCCACCTATAGGGAAGGGACCcgcctcccagctagttatcagaaactcacgaacatgttgtaagtgtttttaaaatGATGTACCCAGGATAATGTCAATTCCCTTAgtgaacgtcacataaaaaataatcgtatccaccctgtgtctcctaaaattggagatttatgtttgttaattttggatgaagtaaatcgggaagattatcccatggcccgtattcttgaaacctaccccggtcaagatggtcatattagatctgttaaggtgcgcacccctcatgggatatatgtgcgtcccattaaccgtcttttcccattggagataaatgttgcaggtccctatatcactgaactggagcaaggtggtcctgatgcGCTGAGGACACCCCAGTTACCAaatcctccctcagaggaccctctaaatgacgattcttctgatgatgtcacccctcttcccaaacctgatcctgtgtcctctcgaggacaacctcgtagggcggcggcagataaagcctgtgccttattccagaaagtgctgtaaatttgaaaaGGGATGGGGAATGACCCCTTCCTTCCGTACCCTCCATCTTGTTAGTGGACCCCTCCCCCCTTCTCTgtcgctcttacttggcagggtgtggaaatttTTTCCACTTTTTATTTTAATCACCccagttattccattttttatttttttgtttgttattttctgggttttacgcatctcgtttttcttttgtttccttcgtaaccttcattattacacccttaaatattcattgctgctgaCATGTCCATttttcccctgtaatgctttatctTTCATCACGTCATTCCTCTATAGATGATTttttctcatttcgtgagctcacagttcattgctctgacgatgcaacaGACCGTCAAAAATTTTCAAAGACatcgcttggttgcgttctgttccaaatgctcttgaagctttggatgtttaaccacaattgattTGTATtgaagtaactctttaatttacgtaactcattgatcttagcttattgctatttacatctcggtacctatttataagtttgtttagctaggattgttttctgtgttatt from Palaemon carinicauda isolate YSFRI2023 chromosome 34, ASM3689809v2, whole genome shotgun sequence includes the following:
- the LOC137627015 gene encoding uncharacterized protein, whose translation is MQPLRKLTLSRWRHKIVAIISANVGEGINTPGYTRTVRTLEAKGIRLVDQRPDDNAAGIEIIVGADYLPRLLERTHNIQGVNLFSTPAGYVVWGELPDWSSPDMDPRDVSAVTITINRIDVDSLMTINPPLENLWKLDTIGITKEPFSHLEEKEVDLFKGTTQYKTRKYVVQLPFKCDKHPASNYARAFAQFMSVKKSKNPQLFTDYRKILDEYLEENFIEPVPLGTPVNGKVHYLPPHPVVKNSATTPIRIVFNASSRSNQNSLSLNDSLYTGPNIASKIQSMIIMFPRSPLV
- the LOC137627016 gene encoding uncharacterized protein, which translates into the protein MKRIVAYRFKVVLFGATSTPYLLNQTIQHYLDSHSSRLASTLKTSFYIDNFQRRYIDPKDILSERPFIEALMLKTNMPLAKWTTNAPLNGDFTERGIHDYFGLEWDSVNDTLNFKLPPELEISHSYINTKRKVMSMFSSIYDPLGLLSPVTIIGKLFIQKLWMTDKGWDTPIDPEKVILAFLTAKARVTPKRMLEMDESLTIPKLELTALLLGCRLAKHLSELRPGIYASVTVWSDASTALQLVNNSKSNSPYILNRVEEIINIKLTCNLNLKHIPTNNNPADLALRGVAVRLILKNKFRLQDPPWLSNLSEYPDESRFSINPKICACPIRLDPPGVRLFDHYSWLDDAIKCYTALLRLIPQWIQPLSQRCPNQINKFNLPHLTVMLECSQAQSYPNILKQVQGEDVRLSSDERAFIGQRIPYLDNQGLLKASSRLSKAPVELDYVDPILLEHHCALWTLIVRHWHERLLHCNTSKLLVELHKKFWVP